One genomic segment of Laspinema palackyanum D2c includes these proteins:
- a CDS encoding GUN4 domain-containing protein: MPDSLIIGTVNYTQLREFLNAGEWQRGDRETGRILLEIAQTLRVGDSLSKADARWLTRLDYLTEDDSLNIPCADLCLIDRLWMDSSKGHFGFTIQSQIWQQQQQDYAQFAQTVGWAVSGGIEWRNYAELIFDLSAPAGQLPAKPFYTEEGLGVGWAGNLASRLDDCQGPDF, from the coding sequence ATGCCAGATTCTCTGATTATTGGGACCGTCAATTATACGCAACTGCGGGAATTTTTAAACGCGGGGGAATGGCAACGTGGCGATCGCGAAACCGGGCGCATTCTGTTAGAAATTGCCCAAACCTTACGAGTTGGGGATTCCCTTTCCAAAGCAGATGCTCGATGGCTAACCCGTCTGGATTATCTCACAGAAGACGATAGTTTGAACATTCCCTGTGCCGACCTATGTTTGATTGATCGCCTGTGGATGGACTCTAGCAAGGGTCATTTTGGATTCACCATTCAGTCCCAAATTTGGCAGCAACAGCAGCAGGATTATGCTCAATTTGCCCAAACCGTCGGATGGGCAGTCTCAGGGGGGATAGAATGGCGCAATTATGCTGAGCTCATCTTTGATTTAAGCGCACCTGCCGGACAGTTACCCGCAAAGCCATTTTACACCGAGGAGGGCTTAGGGGTGGGATGGGCGGGAAATTTGGCATCTCGCTTGGATGATTGTCAAGGGCCGGATTTTTGA
- a CDS encoding N-acetyltransferase family protein, whose translation MPQYSPGIMSEICPEIRIRSATVDDVAVIFELICALAAYEKLSDAVTGNPQALHEHLFGDRPYAEALIAEYSGTVVGFALFFYNYSTFLTQPGLYLEDLFVLPDYRGRGIGKSLIEKLAKLAVDRGCGRMEWSVLDWNEPAIAFYRRLGAEILPDWRICRLTGEALVNRG comes from the coding sequence ATGCCACAATACTCTCCCGGGATTATGTCCGAAATTTGCCCTGAAATCCGAATTCGTTCTGCCACTGTGGATGATGTGGCGGTAATCTTTGAGTTAATTTGCGCCCTTGCTGCCTATGAGAAGCTATCCGATGCGGTTACCGGCAATCCCCAGGCACTGCATGAGCATTTATTTGGCGATCGCCCCTACGCCGAAGCATTAATTGCAGAATATTCGGGAACCGTTGTGGGATTTGCCCTATTTTTCTATAATTATTCCACATTTCTAACCCAGCCCGGGCTATATTTAGAAGACCTGTTTGTACTGCCCGACTATCGGGGTAGAGGGATTGGCAAATCCCTGATTGAGAAACTGGCAAAATTGGCCGTTGATCGCGGTTGTGGACGGATGGAATGGTCCGTATTAGATTGGAATGAACCGGCGATCGCCTTCTATCGTCGCCTAGGGGCCGAAATTCTCCCCGACTGGCGCATCTGTCGTCTGACTGGAGAGGCCCTGGTCAACAGAGGGTGA